The genomic stretch CTCTCAAGTTATCCATCAAAAGACTTTTTATTCGTTTGTCATTTAAATCTAACAGCGAACCAAGAAGCACTCACCTCCTTCTTTCTCTGCCTGCATTGCTGCGGCCTGGTTCATGTAGAAGACACCCATCTCGTTCCGGATGTTACCGAGCCGTTTGAGAACCTGAGCCAGCTGCTCCTGTCCCAGGTCCTTCAGAACTCCTGAGGTCAAAAGGTCATGGGCGGCCTCGTAACACTTGCTGCTGACGATCAGCTGGTACTCTGGGTCTGTGGCCAGATCAGTGGCCATGCTAAAGGCTGAGAGAGGAAAGAGAAATGACCGGTCAGTTAATATGTCAAGACAATATAGAGTTTCAGTATCCTATCCACCCCCTGGGCACagtgaaatctcattggtcTAAAATCCCACTCCACAGCGGTGCTGCATTAATATCAACTAACAACAGCTGCAATTATGATTCACACCATATTATGATCTCTTTAATGCAGAGAGTGTGATCTAGCATTCAGACCTTGGCAGGAGCTCTCGCGGTGCAGGCAGTGAAGGATCTCCTGGTCTTCTTTAGTCTGGTAGCTGTACTCCTCCAGATATGCAGCTCTGTTTGAGGCATTCTGTGCCAACATGAGCTGAACATCTCCACATAGAGACAGACACTGACAGTGGAACAGAAGCACCTGGGGGTGGAGACCACCACTGATGGAGCAGTACGCATCTACACAGTGAGAGAAAGCGTATAATGATCAGGTTTGAACaggaccccaaacttttcaatgATAGTGTGTCCTGAAGTTTTCTGAAAATAATGAAAGCTGCATGTTCTTACCGTGGCACTGCAGAGCCAGTTTGATGTAGCGCAGTGCCCGGCCATACTTCATCAAGTTGGTTGCAGCATCTGACAGGACGTAGTATGCTTTAGACGCTTTCAGGAACAGCTGCAGTTTCATACGATGCTGCCATGTGCCCGGTAACATTCCGGAGCGCGTCGGCATCTTCAGTTCCTTGCTACACGGACCAACTGTGCAACCAAGATGACGAGTAATTCAGTAAGTGATCAAATAGTGGAAAATAATTCAGCTGATAAAGGGATGGGATTACTGACCTCTGTCCAGCAATAGAGCAATCTCTTTCTCCACATCTCTAGCTCCATTCTGACTTCTCTCTTCATATTTTAGAGGGATGGGTGTGCTGGGGTCGGCCGCAGGAAGGTCACTCTCTTTCTTTATGCTGTTGTCCACTGCTTTTAGACCCTACACACAGAAATGTGAGATAGaaatttagatagatagatatgaaaaaaaattaaatgaaagaaaatgaaaacaaattttAATCTAGTGTTCTCACTTTCAGAACATAGCTGAGAACCAGTCGACACTTCTCCTCCTTGTCTTGTGACACAGGAAATGCATAGTTGGGCTGGAATGGAAGAGGAGTGTGTGGAGTCAGAACATTGTTAACATAATGCTGATGTAaattcattaaagggttagttcacccaaaaatgaaaattctgtcatttattacttaccctcatgccgttccacacccgtaagaccttcgttaatcttcagaacacaaattaagatattttagttgaaatctgatggctccgtgaggcctccatagggagcaatggacacttcctctctcaagatccctaaaggtactaaaaacatatttaaatcggttcatgtgagcattgttttgaaatcggccatcactaaataagtcgatatttaggtttttttggcgctccaaaaatattctcatcgctttataatattaatattgaaccactgtactcacatgaaccgatttaaatatgtttttagaacctttatggatcttgagagaggaagtgtccattgctccctatggaggcctcacggagccatcggatttcaactaaaatatcttaatttgtgttctgaagattaacaaaggtcttacgggtgtggaacggcatgagggtaagtaataaatgacagaattttcatttttgggtgaactaaccctttaagcaaaatTGTGCAAGGTGTAAAATAAACctaaatgaactgttttaacttCTATACTTCAGACAGCTTAAATTCCATAATGTGTACTAACAACAAAAGATCTCCTACTCTGATCTGATGTGTGCTCTTGTATTTCTCTGGAACTGACAGCTCCCCGACAGACTTGATGACGGCCACAGCTTTAGAGTCGTCCTGTGGCTCAGAGGAGGTGCTGTAGGAGCAGCTCTCGTCTtcatcttcctcctcctcctcttcatcaCTGTAGCTGTCTTCAGATCCCCCGCCCCTCAGTGACTCCCCGTTCCCCTCGTCTTCACTCACATCATCCAGTTGGAACAGTTCTGCCAGCATGTAGTGAGCAGAAGCGATGATCTACACCAGAAAACAGAAGGAAATGGTCAGAAATCATTGCACAACAACAAGAATGCAGGAAATGTAATATGAAGCTACATACTTGTGGATGTCTCTCCTCATCCAGCAGTTTAATACAGTTAAGCAACAGAGTTCTGATGGTCCCAtagttctttttgttttgttggctCTTCTTTAGCATCATGTTGCTGGCCACtctgttgtaaaaaaaaaaaaaaaaaaaaaaacaccaaataaATTAGTCTCTGATACTGACTGGGAAAATCAGAATATGAGAAAGATAGATATGAGGGTAAATCATACTTGTAGAGAAGTACCGCTACAGGAAGCGTGAAGGGATTCTGGCATTTCTCCTCTGCTGCCTCCTCACACAGAGTAGTGAGGTCATACAGCTTTACGATGTCACTTCCGCTAGCTGGATGGAGAAACAGACAGgcattaatttatatataaatgcctgtctttttatttatattatatatatatataaatatatacatatacataaacCACCCACCCTTGAAAAGCCAGTACGTATGTCCTTCTTTGGTACAGTTGGATTTCAAGAAAGAGAGGATATTCTGAGCAATGTCTTTCACAACCCGCGTCGAAAATGTGGAATTTTCCAAATCTGGGATGTCCTCTGTCTTTATCATTTCATATTTCTACAAACGAGGGGAGAGCCATCAGAAAATTGAACATTATTATACATCAATATGAGCAAACCTAAAAGATGGATTTAATTATCACCCAATCATCTTACCTGCACAATGCCATTGACGTGAAAGCACATGACCAGCTCCGGTACATTACACATCAAATTATCTAGCCAGTAATCAATTCCTGTGAGAACATTGATTGGTTTGTTGTTGTCCCTGTTAAGACAAAGTGAAATCAGAATATTTAAACATAGGGATAGTATATAGTGTACACTACttatcaaaagtttgggtctgtaaggttttttttttttttttttttttttaaatgttcttgaAATAAGtcccttatgctcaccaaggctgcatttatttgatcagagaTATagtaataaatacaatttaaagtttttttatattaatatatttaaaaatgtaattcattcatgtgatgcaaagctgaattttcagcatcattactccattcttcagtcagtaatatatcaatttaatgtgttcttattgaataaaaagtattaaattactttaaaaaaaattattgaccccaaacttgtaAGTGGTAGTGTATATAGATGGTTTAGCCttcaaatgtaattaatttggaAATAATTCATAACCAGATAAATATATCCTAAAATATGTATGAGATGACCAAAAAAAACATCTAGGACACTAACCTGAGCCGTAGACTGACTGCTGGGTAGCGACCACCTCCAAATATGGGCATATTTGATCCCACAAGCATGTGGATGTCCTCAAATGTCCATAAAATATTCCGGACAAAGTCATTTCTCAAACCCTGAGAAAGTCAGGGAGGGAGATAAGAAAATTGCCcgttaaaaatacaaatagatATGTACTGTGATGTACAACGTGTTTGAGATTTACTTACagtatattaattaaatttttttaaaaacctaatatataaatttataatttatcgtttttaaaaatatgtttttattaaaagtgaaacaaaaagtttacacaaaaaagtaaataactatattaaaggtgctaaagaggttgttttgttttatacatttttgcaatattacttgaaactgtctttactaactgataaaagactatttattaggtgcactgaaaggaataatattaatatacatcatctgtgcacaaggtagggccttaaaaacatcagccaatcatttacgcgatcatcgtgtaaacgattggccctctggcttgtcaatcactgccatgccgttccttgtgagagacgtgcgcggctgcgcgctccagtaactttccacactccacaggcgccgcatgcaatgtttttgtcaggagacaggagtaacaactgcagattatgagttacctgcggtgagtccgacataatgaatccactaacacgatacagcgaatgcccgtggtaaacactcgtgttccaatactcgtgcacgagttttgggaggcgttccctcgaaatgagctgtgaaggagggggttgttcttacgcatgcgctcatttcaaaaactcactaacagtctttggtttctcagtcgacaaaaagatcctctgtagcacctttaatgaggTATCAATGAACTGTGCCATAATAGCACAATTTTTGGTTGCACAATTTGACTTTGGATGTTAGGGAATGTTGGGTAAATACCATTACCTGACTGTTTTCTCCTTCATTGAATAGTGTGGGTAGATTCTGTTCTTTGGGAACTGAAGACACATGACCTAAAGTATATGTGTCCACCTGCTCCTGAAAGACGAGATTAAACAGGATGATTCAGCCTCAAAACACTGATAACACATGACATGAAAAGTAGAGGAAAGGCTGCCCGCACCTCCTTGGGGATCGTAGACTCCTCTGAATCAGTAGTGGAACTGTTGAAGGTGGCGGGCCAAGACGGTCCATCAGCCGCCGTCCCACAACCCTCTTCTGCTGTCTGATCTGTATCTGATGGCACAGGCACCGCAGTCCCATCACTGTTAATACTGAAACACAGGAGAGTATTGTGGGTGTAAGTCATGGTAATCAGGGCTTTCATATGATGGCAACCATGTAAAGTTCTCACCTGTAATAGAGAAACTTTGAGAGGATGGCTTTCTCATTCCAGTGTTCTTTACTTTTCTTCTTTCTCTGCCACTTTTGGTCAATGAGACGCTGGTAAAACTCCTTCAGCCACGTCCAATCACCAGTCTACAGGGCGGTTGCaatgttagttttattttaagtCATCTCAGGATGGTATAAACACTCCTGTCTTACATTAAAACTCTTTGAACAGGATAACTAATGTTTTACTACTTTAGGGTTTGGGGAATAGCCACAAGAAGGTTAAATGGAGATGCATTTAGAGGCTCCTGAACAAAATATAGCACAGCAGAGAGAAATAAGGTGACTATTTCCTGTTACCTGTGATGACCTCATAAAGAGTTCCTGAATGTCCAGTTCATCTAGCAGTAGAGTGCCGCCCACTCTGTGAACAGCCATACTGACATGAGACTTACTGTAGGGGATCTTCAGCAACTTCTTGATGTTCTGTTAaagttggaaaaaaaattaatattagttttgtttatttagttaaaTCAATCAATACATTTATCAATaaatcaaaacatttatttgatcataaatacagtaaaaatagtgaaatactGGGCctaaaatagtgaaatattactacaatttaaaatatttaaaataactgaattttcagcatcattactctgcgttattaatatattataaatgtctttactgtcacttttgatcaatttaatggatacttgcagaataaaaatattaattgtttctttcataaaaactttctttctttcatacAACGTGGCCACGAATTACTAAATTGAGggaataaatgattaaattgtgtgcactaATTACAaaggaacaaattattatattgtctgcACAATTTACTACATCAAGGAGAAAGAATTTTCTCATTCGTGGCCACGATATATATATCTTtgtctgcatgtcatgtgcagggctccgtaaaattacattcttAACATCATTATACCAAAATATGTGAATGCCATGATCGACCAGAATCAAGAAGTGTTCTAGAAAGCCATTTAATAAGTGAGTTTAAGCATTTATTGtgtcataaataaatataaaagtgtttgcataaacaatataacagactCACCTCTGAATCAGACACAACATCAACATCATCACC from Megalobrama amblycephala isolate DHTTF-2021 linkage group LG5, ASM1881202v1, whole genome shotgun sequence encodes the following:
- the edrf1 gene encoding erythroid differentiation-related factor 1, yielding MSVVNMSSQDKKTDSDPGQEEDHSCTATEDNKQEADICLGNNEVKSRAVVKYSAAPPPTTYALLQEKTDLKLPPANWLRENAQLGPAGTTVLGSSRKSKPFSSFGMAYDFIDCIGDDVDVVSDSENIKKLLKIPYSKSHVSMAVHRVGGTLLLDELDIQELFMRSSQTGDWTWLKEFYQRLIDQKWQRKKKSKEHWNEKAILSKFLYYSINSDGTAVPVPSDTDQTAEEGCGTAADGPSWPATFNSSTTDSEESTIPKEEQVDTYTLGHVSSVPKEQNLPTLFNEGENSQGLRNDFVRNILWTFEDIHMLVGSNMPIFGGGRYPAVSLRLRDNNKPINVLTGIDYWLDNLMCNVPELVMCFHVNGIVQKYEMIKTEDIPDLENSTFSTRVVKDIAQNILSFLKSNCTKEGHTYWLFKASGSDIVKLYDLTTLCEEAAEEKCQNPFTLPVAVLLYKVASNMMLKKSQQNKKNYGTIRTLLLNCIKLLDEERHPQIIASAHYMLAELFQLDDVSEDEGNGESLRGGGSEDSYSDEEEEEEDEDESCSYSTSSEPQDDSKAVAVIKSVGELSVPEKYKSTHQIRPNYAFPVSQDKEEKCRLVLSYVLKGLKAVDNSIKKESDLPAADPSTPIPLKYEERSQNGARDVEKEIALLLDRVGPCSKELKMPTRSGMLPGTWQHRMKLQLFLKASKAYYVLSDAATNLMKYGRALRYIKLALQCHDAYCSISGGLHPQVLLFHCQCLSLCGDVQLMLAQNASNRAAYLEEYSYQTKEDQEILHCLHRESSCQAFSMATDLATDPEYQLIVSSKCYEAAHDLLTSGVLKDLGQEQLAQVLKRLGNIRNEMGVFYMNQAAAMQAEKEGVRRSVCVAEQELWKKSFSCFEKGMQDFSMISDSVNTALLLCNIGRLMRICAQAHCIMTSDHSRGEFSPEEALYYNKAIDYYQRALKSLGCRESHSAVWDSVNWELSTTYFTLATLLQDYAPLSRKAQEQIERDVTETMMKSLRYCDLQTESARQPLYQYRAATIHHRLASMYHSCYRNQVGDESVRKQHKALAEQHYSKAVRLFVSLSDAPCELLRTLLERVAFAEFTMAGQNSSAVKLKTLTGALEIMCETRHAFILIHKELLEQQEKILMSKDSDKPEELHEGSDSSSSSELNTEEVVKLTGVFEPSFSFLLLQLIKLSTASKRKLSGKEEEQVKIYKNVYSRLLRAEKSVPLIQRVSLFLELLDQLNPPTESDEARSSS